A DNA window from Pungitius pungitius chromosome 1, fPunPun2.1, whole genome shotgun sequence contains the following coding sequences:
- the LOC119223690 gene encoding scavenger receptor cysteine-rich type 1 protein M130, translating to MKGNKPCEGYVGIVHNGELGYVGVDLWDDNVSKVVCSSIQCGNVLKSFRTTNPKPEEIEKSWINEVKCTGKEAQLWHCRFPGFGVSQTRDDALQYIECSHKIEIGLEGFQCAGAVQYSVDGGKKYSGYICADGWKKEYADVLCKTLKCGTAKEVVNEQWMGWKAFQEKKKMMVDCWGIGNFSHLWQCATKESLSCQKPASVICTGHERVQLRGNKANVCSGKLVKEESGQWTMFQNNITDADKWCQQMNCGTSSVLNGTDLTCSDNVKVVLVDNNNNINKCYGTVAVQVNDKSHYVCGSSWNIKDAEVVCQELGCGKVHQSKTVQGNTKGIMDNVRCSGNEASLWHCRAKWDRNTFLCPSQAYVVCTGSVEVKLRGGPGRCSGRVEIQHEGKWKRVIKQVWTDENFDALCKLLACGNKRNILEDFSQGSAEFLNGTLQCKKNVKHISECIEEAPNTRIEKKAMAITCEEHKVVFLKGNESCSGLVGIEQDPKTYWLSGSNETWNMESANIVCQQMHCEKASNFTHINISDAAVRKSIWKESYNCSFNNTSLFDCQKNLIPSSDHEDTIATVTCTGKVTVNLTQRCWGNVNVCLGNKCGGVCSKGLATQKAAMLCKDLGCGNIVLEATTKPDERHVMIIESVHSTSETTNLTQCNFVTNDENDSTCKRNPAYVICSGSIETKFSDLKDHCSGRVEMKYEGKWMPVCADALKEKNVQHTICGELKCGQASKLIDYFGPKAVARSSISQINCTADGHKSLAACNMTSQHSTCNPGVLECSGWSKIALTVHKACSGAAIVLSKGERMAISFDNWTKEMGEMLCKHLECGQLNQQNKTQSSLKSLSFNCATGENSKSIWDCERKVNNSQTEQLFIECTDEPQITLSKGCYGEVKIDNSEVCDTIWKPSYSDRVCSEQNCGGKAIYSPNNGTPTSNNEYYHVRCDEHHYQLGQCKRFKEKCKGKPVSVYCVGNVKFKTTEKCGGQILVQYRDKWENVCYEKPDDSKKKTYYLGNLCPEIACSGYPTLIKDDNDQDTSGLETTLQCTGEEKDIKYCLRNNNQQCESRKPAVITCNEYKPRKVEQPPDLTPAWPTILAVGFALAMVIFIGVFLRICIVRRAKKGKNVSPGKLEEDGFESGHFEEVMSKSNEMEELNHTRFRSKTEAKDEGSVSSFAYDDIDEVAAALPLTSRNDTAGASGDSIQNGTTLEVDDQEESYDDIEACYEITETEAEIHDATPTPPEGDAAGSELGGDNNLVPRRVSQS from the exons ATGAAAGGGAACAAACCATGCGAAGGCTACGTCGGGATCGTCCACAATGGCGAACTGGGCTACGTTGGGGTGGATCTTTGGGACGACAATGTCTCCAAAGTGGTGTGCAGCAGTATTCAATGCGGGAACGTTTTAAAAAGCTTCCGTACGACTAATCCGAAGCCCGAAGAAATTGAAAAATCCTGGATCAACGAGGTGAAGTGCACAGGAAAAGAGGCCCAGCTGTGGCATTGCAGGTTTCCAGGCTTCGGCGTCAGCCAAACCCGAGACGACGCTCTCCAATACATCGAATGTTCAC ATAAAATCGAAATAGGCCTGGAGGGATTCCAATGCGCAGGAGCTGTCCAGTACTCCGTTGATGGAGGGAAAAAGTATTCGGGTTACATCTGTGCTGACGGCTGGA aaaaagaatacGCCGACGTTTTGTGCAAAACCCTCAAATGTGGCACAGCCAAGGAGGTTGTTAATGAGCAATGGATGGGTTGGAAGGcattccaagaaaaaaaaaagatgatggtTGATTGTTGGGGCATTGGAAATTTCTCTCATCTGTGGCAGTGTGCTACAAAGGAAAGTTTATCGTGCCAGAAGCCTGCTTCTGTCATTTGCACAg GTCATGAGAGAGTGCAACTCCGAGGAAACAAAGCTAATGTCTGTTCCGGGAAACTGGTAAAAGAGGAGAGTGGCCAATGGACCATGTTTCAAAACAACATAACCGACGCAGATAAGTGGTGCCAGCAAATGAACTGCGGCACAAGCAGCGTCCTCAATGGCACAGATCTGACATGTTCAG ACAATGTTAAAGTGGTTCTggtggataataataataatattaataagtGCTATGGAACAGTGGCTGTTCAAGTGAATGATAAAAGTCATTACGTGTGCGGGTCCTCTTGGAACATAAAGGACGCTGAAGTGGTTTGCCAGGAGCTAGGCTGTGGGAAG GTGCATCAGAGCAAGACTGTGCAGGGTAACACAAAGGGAATAATGGACAATGTGCGGTGCTCAGGCAACGAAGCCTCACTGTGGCACTGTAGAGCCAAGTGGGACCGCAACACTTTTTTATGTCCTTCTCAAGCCTACGTAGTCTGTACAG GTAGTGTAGAAGTGAAATTGAGGGGTGGTCCTGGAAGATGTTCCGGGAGAGTGGAGATCCAGCATGAGGGAAAATGGAAAAGGGTCATCAAACAAGTATGGACAGATGAAAACTTTGATGCATTGTGCAAACTATTGGCCTGTGGGAATAAAAGAAACATTCTGGAAGACTTTAGCCAGGGTTCGGCTGAATTTCTGAATGGTACTCTGCAATGTAAGAAAAACGTCAAACACATATCGGAGTGTATTGAAGAAGCCCCAAACACGAGAATTGAGAAGAAGGCGATGGCAATAACCTGTgagg AGCACAAGGTGGTTTTTCTGAAGGGAAATGAGTCCTGTTCTGGCTTGGTCGGGATAGAGCAAGACCCCAAAACCTACTGGCTCTCAGGCTCTAACGAGACATGGAACATGGAGTCTGCAAACATTGTCTGTCAGCAAATGCACTGTGAGAAAGCCTCAAACTTTACACATATCAACATCTCTGATGCAGCTGTGAGGAAATCCATCTGGAAGGAATCTTACAACTGCTCATTCAACAACACATCCCTGTTTGACTGTCAAAAAAACCTAATCCCGTCATCTGACCACGAAGACACGATTGCCACTGTGACATGCACGG GAAAAGTGACAGTAAACCTGACCCAAAGGTGTTGGGGCAATGTCAACGTTTGTTTGGGGAATAAGTGCGGAGGGGTGTGTTCCAAGGGATTGGCAACGCAAAAAGCGGCTATGCTGTGTAAAGACCTGGGCTGTGGGAACATAGTCCTTGAGGCCACCACCAAGCCTGATGAAAGACATGTGATGATCATCGAAAGTGTGCACTCAACGAGCGAGACTACCAACCTGACCCAGTGCAACTTCGTcacaaatgatgaaaatgactcCACTTGTAAACGTAATCCAGCCTATGTTATCTGTTCAg GTAGCATAGAAACCAAATTCAGTGATTTAAAGGATCATTGTTCTGGACGTGTGGAGATGAAGTATGAAGGCAAGTGGATGCCAGTTTGCGCCGATGCTCTTAAAGAGAAAAACGTACAACACACCATTTGTGGAGAGCTGAAATGTGGTCAAGCCTCCAAACTTATCGACTACTTTGGACCGAAGGCAGTAGCGCGTTCCTCCATTTCACAAATAAACTGTACTGCAGATGGCCACAAGTCATTAGCAGCATGTAATATGACGTCTCAACATAGCACCTGCAATCCTGGTGTCTTGGAATGTTCCG GCTGGAGCAAGATTGCGCTGACTGTTCACAAGGCCTGTAGCGGAGCTGCGATTGTTCTTTCTAAGGGGGAAAGGATGGCCATTTCCTTCGATAACTGGacaaaagaaatgggagaaatgCTTTGTAAGCATCTGGAATGTGGCCAATtgaatcaacaaaacaaaacccaatcTTCTTTGAAATCTTTATCTTTCAACTGTGCAACTGGAGAAAATTCAAAAAGCATCTGGGACTGTGAAAGAAAAGTGAACAACAGCCAAACGGAGCAGTTGTTTATTGAATGTACAG ATGAACCCCAAATCACCCTTTCAAAGGGATGTTACGGTGAAGTGAAGATCGACAACTCTGAGGTGTGCGATACAATCTGGAAACCGAGCTACTCAGATCGGGTTTGCAGCGAGCAGAATTGTGGAGGAAAAGCCATCTATTCCCCCAACAATGGAACGCCTACATCAAATAACGAGTACTACCATGTGCGTTGTGATGAACACCATTATCAACTTGGCCAGTGCAAGAGATTCAAAGAAAAGTGTAAAGGAAAACCAGTGTCTGTTTACTGTGTCG GCAATGTGAAGTTCAAGACCACAGAAAAATGTGGCGGTCAGATTTTAGTCCAATATCGAGACAAGTGGGAAAATGTGTGTTACGAGAAGCCTGATGACTCAAAAAAGAAGACTTATTACTTAGGAAACCTGTGTCCAGAGATAGCTTGCAGTGGCTATCCGACGCTGATCAAAGACGACAACGACCAG GACACATCAGGTTTGGAAACCACACTGCAGTGCACCGGCGAGGAGAAGGACATCAAGTACTGCCTCCGCAACAACAACCAGCAATGTGAGAGTAGAAAACCTGCTGTGATCACCTGCAATG AGTATAAGCCCCGAAAAGTCGAACAACCCCCAGACCTGACCCCTGCATGGCCTACGATACTGGCGGTGGGATTCGCTCTGGCTATGGTGATATTCATTGGCGTGTTCCTACGAATCTGCATAGTCAGAAGAGCCAAGAAAGGCAAGAATGTCTCAC CTGGAAAGCTGGAAGAAGATGGGTTTGAAAGTGGCCACTTTGAAGAAGTGATGagcaaatcaaatgaaatggaGGAACTGAATCACACCA GATTCCGATCCAAGACCGAAGCCAAGGACGAGGGCAGCGTTTCCTCGTTCGCGTACGACGACATCGACGAGGTGGCCGCGGCTCTGCCGCTGACCTCGCGGAACGACACTGCAGGGGCCTCAGGCGACTCCATTCAAA ATGGCACAACATTGGAGGTGGACGACCAGGAGGAGAGCTATGACGACATCGAGGCCTGCTATGAAATCACTGAGACTGAAGCCGAAATCCATGACGCCACCCCAACCCCACCCGAGGGCGACGCAGCGGGGTCAGAGCTAGGGGGTGACAACAACCTGGTGCCAAGGCGGGTGAGCCAAAGCTGA